Proteins encoded within one genomic window of Aquarana catesbeiana isolate 2022-GZ linkage group LG03, ASM4218655v1, whole genome shotgun sequence:
- the LOC141133784 gene encoding serum amyloid P-component-like, producing MREMELGVLVLLLVVPVSLAQEDLEGKMFVFPKETNTDRVILRPTITRPLQKVSACLHTYSELSRGYCLLSGATSKSSDALLIMFYPPSRYNVYVNYINQGGNFLTTDSEPLDWRHTCVTWDSDTGFVQLWVNGQLYPGGVSSKGSSIETAISLLLGQEQDSYGGGFDATQSFVGEISDVHMWDYVLTPEDIRKVTSGDLHGNILSWKSLLYEIKGEVLVQPKNLHMENKVFVFPKGTNTAHVILRPTITRPLQKVSVCLRSYTDLSRPYTPFSLATPGKDNAFLIYLQPPNNCSIYINQEHTIFKTDSESLDWRHICVSWDSNTGLVQLWINGKLYPRRVSMKGSSIATETSIVLGQEQDCFGGGFEASQSFVGEISDVHMWDYVLTPRDVKNVIYGSLHGNVIHLKSVVYEIKGEVLIQPKP from the exons ATGAGGGAGATGGAGCTGGGTGTGCTGGTGTTGCTGTTGGTGGTCCCTGTGTCTCTTGCACAGGAAG ACTTGGAGGGTAAAATGTTTGTCTTTCCCAAAGAAACCAACACAGATCGTGTCATTCTAAGACCTACAATTACAAGACCATTGCAGAAAGTCAGCGCCTGTCTACATACCTACAGTGAACTTTCGCGTGGCTATTGTCTCTTGTCTGGTGCAACTTCAAAAAGCTCTGATGCTTTACTAATTATGTTCTACCCTCCAAGTCGCTATAATGTATATGTGAATTATATAAATCAAGGAGGCAATTTTTTAACGACAGACTCAGAGCCTCTGGACTGGAGGCACACCTGTGTGACTTGGGACTCCGACACTGGGTTCGTCCAACTTTGGGTCAATGGACAGCTCTACCCCGGAGGAGTCTCCAGTAAAGGGTCTTCTATTGAAACTGCAATCAGCCTACTTCTGGGACAGGAACAAGATTCTTATGGTGGAGGGTTTGATGCTACGCAGTCATTTGTTGGTGAAATAAGTGACGTCCACATGTGGGATTATGTCCTGACACCAGAAGACATTCGGAAAGTCACctctggtgatctccatggaaATATTCTTAGTTGGAAGTCTCTACTCTAtgaaattaaaggagaagttctTGTCCAGCCTAAAAATTTGC ACATGGAGAATAAAGTCTTCGTCTTCCCCAAAGGAACCAACACTGCTCATGTCATTCTAAGACCGACAATTACAAGACCATTGCAGAAAGTCAGCGTCTGTCTACGTTCTTATACCGACCTTTCCCGCCCCTATACTCCCTTCTCTCTTGCTACTCCGGGGAAGGACAATGCCTTTCTCATCTACTTACAGCCTCCAAACAATTGTTCTATATATATCAACCAGGAACACACTATTTTTAAGACAGACTCTGAGTCTTTGGACTGGAGGCACATCTGTGTGTCCTGGGACTCCAACACTGGACTGGTCCAACTATGGATCAATGGCAAACTCTACCCCAGAAGAGTCTCTATGAAAGGGTCTTCTATAGCGACTGAAACCAGCATTGTTCTAGGACAGGAACAAGACTGTTTTGGTGGAGGGTTTGAAGCTTCTCAGTCATTTGTTGGTGAAATAAGTGACGTCCACATGTGGGATTatgtcctgacaccaagagatgtAAAGAATGTAATATATGGTAGTCTCCATGGAAATGTTATTCATTTAAAGTCTGTAGTTTATGAAATCAAAGGGGAAGTTCTCATCCAGCCCAAACCTTAA